The stretch of DNA GGTGGGCGCCTGGCCGCTGGTGATCAACGACAGCACCCGCGTGACCGCCGCCGAACCGGAGAAGTCACTGGAACTTGTGGCGCGCGGCTGGCCGCTGGGTGAGGCCAAGGTGGTAATCACCCTCCAGGACCAGGGCAACCAGTGCCTTGTCACCATGGCCGAGGACGCCATCCGGGGGCCTGGCAAGAGGCTGCCTAAGATCCTGCGGGACCCCATGATTACCGTCCGCAACCGCGAGACGCTCAAGCGACTGGAGCTGATGGCAGCAGGCGGGGCCGGGAAGTAGCGCGGCCGGGTTAATTGATCGGCTACTGGGCGGTCAAGGTGAAGGTGGATGCCTGATCACCGTAGTCATCGGTGACCACCACCTTCACCGGCCCCTTCTTGACATCAAACGCGATGACGCCCTGGCGGCCGTCCCCGGCACCCACTTCCTCACTGGGCAAGCCGCCCATGCCGTCCTCCACATAAATCCGCTCGCCCTGGTTGCCCTCCGCGTCGTAGACCTCGAAGTTCATCGGCGCGGCGGTGCTGGTTCCGGTGAGCGTCTCCCAGGAAACCTCGAGCAGCAGGAATCCTCCGTTCGCCGGCTTCAGGTAGGACATGGCGGGAATCTCGGTGGTGTACAGCGAATCGAGGACGCCGATCTTCACAGTGTTGCCTTCGGACACGGTGACCACGAACGAGTTCTCTCGGATGGCGGCTCCCGGTGACGGAGCGGGCGCCGCCTGTGAGGCCGAGGGAAGCGGCGGCGGAACGGGGATATTCCGGCCCTCAGGTGCTTGGGCTGTGATGCTGATGGACACGATGGTCAGCAGGATTCCGGAGATCATGCTGGCGAGCCAAACGATTCCCGTGATGATCCAGGCCTTCTTCCTGTTCTCCGGGTAGCCTTCGAGCTGACGGCCATCCTTGTCCCTGGCGTTACCTGTCAGAGTGATGATCAGGTCCACGATTGCCCAGATTCCGAATCCGCCCAAGGTCAGCAGCTTGGCGACGCCGGTGCCAATCTTGCCCAGGTAGAAACGGTCCACACCCACGGTTCCCAGCAAGAGGGACAAAATCCAGGTGGTCACGAAGGATTTTCCTGGCCCGCCGGCGAAGGGGGCCTGGCCGTAGGGTCCCGGCTGGTATCCGCCCTGCTGCCCTCCCTGATACTGGCCGCCAAAGGTGGACGGAGCAGGCGGAACCGGCGGAACTGACGCGCCGTTTTCGGGTGCGTGCGGGTAACTGGGGTGACTCATGGATCTTCCTTAAGTTGGGGGCAGGCAGGATGGGACGGGCTGGCCTCAGCCCGCAAAGTATTTCTCCAGCGAATTTACTTTAAAGCGCAAAAAAGTGGGATGGGCAGAAATGCCCATCCCACGAATTTGACTTGCACCCCGCACCTGCAGCGGCACGCCCTGCCTCCGTACGGCAGGACGATGGACGCTCGGCGGCCCGGAAAAGCGTTAGACCTGCGCGGCCACACCATCGCGGGAAATAGTCACCATATCCTCGCGCGGCACCACCTTGATGCGTTCGCGCTTGACCTCAACACCGTGCGAGCCGCCAGCTTCCGTGGCTGCTGCGCCGAGGGCGAGCTCGTGGGCGTCCAATGCCAGCCAGCCTTCCCAGCTGGTGAACTTCACGCCGCGGGAGTCGAGGAGTTCCACCACGGCGTCTGCCGCGGGAACGGCGGCGACCGGAAGGTTTTCGCGGTCCTCCAGCAAGTAGGTCACGGTCTCGAGGGCGTCGCCCTTGGTGTGGCCGATCAAGCCGACGGGTCCACGCTTGATCCAGCCCGTGGCGTAGATGCCGGGCACGTG from Pseudarthrobacter siccitolerans encodes:
- a CDS encoding TM2 domain-containing protein, producing MSHPSYPHAPENGASVPPVPPAPSTFGGQYQGGQQGGYQPGPYGQAPFAGGPGKSFVTTWILSLLLGTVGVDRFYLGKIGTGVAKLLTLGGFGIWAIVDLIITLTGNARDKDGRQLEGYPENRKKAWIITGIVWLASMISGILLTIVSISITAQAPEGRNIPVPPPLPSASQAAPAPSPGAAIRENSFVVTVSEGNTVKIGVLDSLYTTEIPAMSYLKPANGGFLLLEVSWETLTGTSTAAPMNFEVYDAEGNQGERIYVEDGMGGLPSEEVGAGDGRQGVIAFDVKKGPVKVVVTDDYGDQASTFTLTAQ